The following coding sequences lie in one Glycine soja cultivar W05 chromosome 16, ASM419377v2, whole genome shotgun sequence genomic window:
- the LOC114389758 gene encoding uncharacterized protein LOC114389758: MSIYSKFIKDPQTKKGKYINSDNIMVDGNCSVVIQRILSPKYKDPGSVTIPYSIVSMSVGKALIDLGASINLMPLSMCRRIGELEIMPTRMTLQLADRSITRPYGVVEDVLVKVRQFTFLADFVIMDIEEDAKIPLILGCPFMLTAKYVVDMGKDNLEMSEDDQKVTFNLFEAMKHPSDHKACFKIKKVEHEVDMVARAMVLQSPLEKALTNTMECLTTKEETKLQNCLEEVEGLEENPSEKVVFEELKKDIPAEKAKG; this comes from the coding sequence ATGTCAATCTACTCCAAATTTATCAAGGATCCGCAGACCAAGAAGGGCAAATATATCAACAGTGACAACATTATGGTGGATGGAAATTGCAGTGTTGTCATCCAGAGAATCCTTTcaccaaaatacaaggatccAGGGAGTGTCACAATCCCTTACTCAATTGTTTCTATGTCAGTTGGAAAAGCCCTTATTGACTTAGGGGCTAGCATTAATTTGATGCCTCTATCCATGTGCAGAAGGATTGGAGAGCTGGAAATCATGCCAACAAGAATGACATTGCAGCTGGCAGATCGATCAATCACAAGGCCATACGGTGTAGTGGAAGACGTGTTGGTCAAAGTGCGTCAATTTACTTTCCTTGCAGATTTTGTGATCATGGACATTGAAGAGGACGCTAAAATCCCATTGATTTTAGGCTGCCCCTTCATGTTAACAGCCAAATATGTGGTGGATATGGGGAAAGATAATCTTGAAATGAGTGAGGATGATCAAAAGGTTACATTTAATCTATTTGAAGCCATGAAGCACCCAAGTGACCATAAGGcctgttttaaaataaaaaaggtcgAACATGAGGTAGACATGGTAGCTAGAGCCATGGTGCTGCAGTCCCCACTAGAAAAAGCATTGACTAATACTATGGAGTGTTTGACAACAAAGGAAGAAACAAAATTGCAGAACTGTTTGGAAGAAGTAGAGGGTTTAGAAGAAAATCCTTCTGAAAAAGTTGTatttgaagaattgaagaagGACATTCCAGCAGAAAAGGCCAAGGGTTAG